Proteins found in one Bacillus subtilis subsp. subtilis str. 168 genomic segment:
- the yorJ gene encoding putative DNA replication initiation protein; phage SPbeta (Evidence 3: Putative function from multiple computational evidences; Product type e: enzyme), with product MKYDKDRVKESLTIEDIHKILKDLGSENNLWDQQGNPIYRTVCHNASGGSYKLYYYHEAKQFHCYTECGDNFDVFELVIRAKSQKGINISFNQAIEYVAKIAGRTFGFGNRETYINNDLIDDWEWMGKFKKKKKIHIELPSFNETVLDVFVPYPHQLWLGEGISHKTLKEFEIGYYFRPHTEGITIPHRDLNNRLIGIRRRSMIKEEVDAGYKYMPLKVGNILYNHQTMMNLYGLHKTKNSIERFKKVLIFESEKSVLKCQDFYGESNFTCAVCSSNISNFHRDILLSLGVEEVFIALDKYRPPKEHETEEKYQEKLVEYQKKILKLAAKFTPYVRVYVLWDYEGLLDYKDSPADKGKETLEELMRRKIEIGTDEGGI from the coding sequence TTGAAGTATGATAAAGACAGAGTAAAAGAAAGCCTAACCATTGAGGATATACATAAGATTTTAAAAGATTTAGGTAGCGAGAACAATCTGTGGGATCAACAAGGAAATCCAATTTACAGAACCGTTTGTCACAATGCTTCTGGTGGGAGCTATAAGCTGTATTACTATCATGAAGCAAAACAGTTTCACTGTTATACAGAGTGTGGGGATAATTTTGATGTATTCGAACTTGTTATAAGAGCAAAAAGCCAAAAAGGAATTAATATCTCTTTTAATCAGGCTATCGAATATGTTGCCAAAATAGCAGGAAGAACATTTGGATTTGGGAATAGAGAGACATACATAAACAATGATTTGATTGATGACTGGGAATGGATGGGGAAGTTCAAAAAGAAGAAAAAAATACATATTGAGCTCCCCAGCTTTAATGAAACGGTTCTAGATGTATTTGTGCCTTATCCTCACCAATTGTGGCTAGGTGAGGGAATAAGTCACAAGACATTAAAAGAGTTTGAGATTGGGTATTATTTTAGACCTCATACAGAAGGGATTACCATTCCTCATCGAGATTTAAATAATAGGTTGATTGGTATACGTAGGCGCTCAATGATTAAAGAAGAAGTTGATGCAGGCTATAAATATATGCCTTTAAAAGTAGGCAATATCTTATATAACCATCAAACAATGATGAATCTATATGGATTACATAAAACAAAAAATTCGATAGAAAGGTTCAAGAAAGTATTGATTTTCGAATCAGAAAAATCAGTATTAAAATGCCAAGACTTTTACGGTGAATCAAACTTCACCTGTGCTGTTTGTTCAAGTAATATTTCTAATTTTCACCGTGACATTTTATTGTCTCTTGGTGTTGAAGAAGTTTTTATTGCTCTTGATAAATATCGACCACCAAAAGAACATGAAACAGAGGAGAAATATCAAGAAAAACTGGTTGAATATCAGAAGAAAATTCTAAAGCTCGCAGCAAAATTTACTCCTTATGTTCGTGTATATGTTTTGTGGGATTATGAAGGCTTACTGGATTATAAGGACAGCCCAGCGGACAAGGGAAAGGAAACTCTAGAGGAGCTAATGAGAAGGAAAATTGAGATTGGCACAGATGAAGGGGGAATTTAA
- the yorI gene encoding putative replicative DNA helicase (DnaB family); phage SPbeta (Evidence 3: Putative function from multiple computational evidences; PubMedId: 11717295, 22933559; Product type e: enzyme), whose amino-acid sequence MLQDKQAIIQVLGSILKDPTILSESNKYKITSDDFPSRFHSILFFAMSNLFHQGTEVLNDVEIDGYLKDYDIQYKIFHDNKGLEYIEKIQELAVVENFDYHYKRLKKFSLLREMDGLGFDIKEIYDESLIDPKEQEKMQEQFDKKSIDEILTAYEMKIVDIKEKFRTSSESVGIQGGEGINELLDSFEESPDIGVPLNSEMLTSIFRGSRKKKFYLRSSITGGGKTRNMVADACRLSATELYDPKKKEWVSNPWSESSTVISTEMMAEELQSLALAYISSVEEKKILRNTINEKEKQLVRKAAKVLQESNIWFEHLPDFNIQEIERTIEKNVIKNNVEYVYFDYIHSSVTIFSEMSKKSGVNLREDQILLLMSDKLKGLCNKYDVYMMSATQLNGDWKEAWLKGQVIDASYLRGSKAIADKTDAAMIILPLSKKEKDAIDPILKEGFYPEPNFVTHVFKNRGNEYDKVKVFSHINMGNMRIKDCFTTNLDNELITVEKLNIKAG is encoded by the coding sequence TTGCTACAAGACAAACAGGCAATAATTCAAGTTTTAGGGAGCATTTTAAAAGATCCCACAATCTTGTCAGAGAGCAATAAATATAAGATAACTTCGGATGATTTTCCTTCAAGGTTTCATTCAATATTATTTTTTGCCATGAGCAACCTATTTCATCAAGGAACTGAAGTATTGAATGACGTTGAAATAGATGGATATCTAAAGGATTACGATATTCAATATAAAATTTTCCATGATAATAAGGGTCTTGAATATATAGAAAAAATACAAGAGTTGGCAGTTGTCGAAAACTTTGATTACCACTATAAAAGATTAAAAAAGTTTAGTCTGCTTAGAGAAATGGATGGCTTGGGATTCGATATTAAGGAAATATATGATGAATCTCTGATTGACCCAAAAGAACAAGAAAAGATGCAAGAACAGTTTGATAAGAAGTCGATTGATGAAATTTTGACAGCTTATGAAATGAAGATTGTAGACATAAAAGAAAAATTCAGAACTTCATCTGAAAGTGTGGGAATCCAGGGTGGAGAAGGTATTAATGAATTATTGGATTCATTCGAAGAGTCGCCGGATATTGGAGTTCCATTAAATAGCGAAATGCTTACTTCAATTTTTCGGGGATCACGGAAGAAAAAGTTCTATCTGCGCTCAAGTATTACAGGTGGCGGTAAAACAAGAAACATGGTCGCTGACGCTTGTCGCTTAAGTGCAACTGAACTTTATGATCCTAAAAAGAAGGAATGGGTATCAAACCCATGGAGTGAAAGTTCTACAGTTATTTCAACAGAAATGATGGCCGAAGAATTGCAAAGTTTAGCACTTGCCTACATTAGTAGTGTAGAAGAGAAAAAAATCCTTAGAAACACAATCAATGAAAAAGAAAAACAACTTGTTCGTAAGGCTGCTAAGGTTCTTCAAGAGTCTAACATATGGTTCGAACATCTGCCTGATTTTAATATTCAGGAGATTGAAAGAACAATTGAAAAGAACGTCATTAAAAACAATGTAGAGTACGTTTATTTCGATTATATTCACTCATCAGTAACCATTTTTTCAGAGATGAGCAAAAAAAGCGGTGTCAACTTGAGGGAAGACCAAATTCTTTTACTTATGTCAGATAAGTTAAAAGGCTTATGTAACAAATACGATGTCTATATGATGAGTGCAACTCAGCTAAATGGTGATTGGAAAGAAGCATGGTTAAAAGGACAAGTAATAGATGCTTCTTACTTGAGAGGAAGTAAGGCCATCGCAGATAAAACAGATGCTGCAATGATAATTCTTCCTTTAAGTAAAAAAGAGAAGGATGCAATTGATCCAATTTTAAAAGAAGGATTTTATCCAGAGCCAAATTTTGTTACACATGTATTTAAAAATAGGGGAAATGAGTATGACAAAGTTAAAGTCTTCTCCCATATCAATATGGGCAACATGCGGATAAAGGACTGTTTCACAACAAATCTTGACAATGAACTAATCACAGTTGAGAAATTGAATATAAAAGCAGGATGA
- the yorH gene encoding conserved hypothetical protein; phage SPbeta (Evidence 4: Unknown function but conserved in other organisms) gives MGRQVKCPYCETKLDKDSAIPYKKRYYHEKCFNTWKQESDHRKELIQYICNLYGLTSPTGMMLKQIKEFQEEYGYKLKGIELALRYFYETLDNQPREGDGIGIVPFVYDEAKRHYIRQKAIRKSAEDPKNHKREEITLVIKKGMRKKRGLVDISML, from the coding sequence TTGGGGAGACAAGTTAAATGTCCTTATTGCGAGACCAAGTTAGACAAAGACTCAGCCATTCCTTATAAAAAAAGATATTACCATGAAAAGTGTTTTAATACCTGGAAGCAAGAATCAGATCACAGAAAAGAGTTAATTCAATACATATGCAATTTATATGGTCTTACATCTCCAACTGGCATGATGTTGAAACAAATTAAAGAGTTTCAAGAGGAATATGGGTATAAGCTTAAAGGCATTGAACTAGCGCTTAGGTACTTTTATGAAACTTTGGATAATCAACCCAGAGAAGGTGATGGCATTGGAATCGTTCCATTTGTTTATGATGAAGCAAAGCGGCATTACATTAGACAAAAAGCCATCCGAAAATCAGCTGAAGATCCAAAGAATCATAAAAGAGAAGAAATTACTTTGGTCATAAAAAAAGGAATGAGAAAGAAAAGAGGGCTAGTTGATATCTCAATGCTATAG